In Deinococcus aerolatus, a genomic segment contains:
- a CDS encoding helix-turn-helix domain-containing protein, giving the protein MTAPLAHDAEDFWQVYTASTCAVERRRAQFFALLAEGRHPSEVLHVTRYSQFTAYELMARYRELGLAGLRDGRQNNRGAPRVLTAEQQQEACCSIASGF; this is encoded by the coding sequence TTGACGGCCCCCCTGGCGCACGATGCCGAAGACTTCTGGCAGGTGTACACCGCGAGCACCTGTGCCGTGGAACGGCGCAGGGCGCAATTCTTCGCGCTGCTCGCCGAAGGGCGGCACCCGAGCGAGGTCTTGCACGTCACCCGGTACAGTCAGTTCACCGCCTATGAACTCATGGCGAGGTATCGCGAGTTGGGTCTGGCGGGGCTGCGTGATGGGCGGCAAAACAACCGGGGCGCCCCACGCGTGTTGACTGCCGAGCAGCAGCAAGAAGCTTGCTGCTCGATTGCAAGCGGATTTTGA
- a CDS encoding helix-turn-helix domain-containing protein, whose amino-acid sequence MWSGKDVQTWVLEQCGKTVYLGRTYEFMRAAGFSPQKPRPPHVKGDETVKADFKTKG is encoded by the coding sequence GTGTGGTCAGGCAAAGACGTACAGACGTGGGTGCTCGAACAGTGTGGCAAGACGGTGTACCTGGGCCGCACCTATGAATTTATGCGGGCAGCGGGGTTCTCCCCGCAAAAACCCCGGCCCCCTCACGTGAAAGGTGATGAAACGGTCAAAGCCGACTTCAAAACAAAGGGCTAA